A single Carnobacterium alterfunditum DSM 5972 DNA region contains:
- a CDS encoding exodeoxyribonuclease VII small subunit gives MSTAKKMKFEEAMQQLEEIVTNLERGDVPLEEALDQFQKGVSLSKFCKETLQNAEQTLTKIVDENGKEKLFEENSEKE, from the coding sequence ATGAGTACAGCTAAAAAAATGAAATTTGAAGAAGCTATGCAGCAGTTAGAAGAAATCGTGACGAATTTAGAACGTGGCGATGTTCCATTAGAAGAGGCGTTAGATCAATTCCAAAAAGGTGTAAGTCTAAGTAAGTTTTGTAAAGAAACCTTACAAAATGCAGAACAAACATTGACTAAAATAGTAGACGAGAATGGAAAAGAGAAATTGTTTGAAGAGAATAGTGAAAAGGAATAG
- a CDS encoding polyprenyl synthetase family protein has product MDLNSFKEKVMPSFEKEMLAYIGKDLTKKEKLHEAMSYSLAAGGKRIRPLLLLATIQTLGGNVKKGYAASAALEFIHTYSLIHDDLPAMDDDDLRRGKPTSHIVYGEDIAILAGDALLTQAFEIVAASEIQLEKKLKLILALAKAAGPEGMILGQMADIQGEGKNLNLEELQLIHRNKTGELLKFPIYAACVISDAIPEVAEQLVKYAEHIGLAYQIRDDILDVIGDVEEIGKNIGMDEAHNKSTYPGLLTLVGAKKALDQELAAAKENLMAVEYISKDSTKPIKINLLEEIIDLLVID; this is encoded by the coding sequence ATGGATCTAAATTCGTTTAAAGAAAAGGTAATGCCGTCATTTGAAAAAGAAATGCTGGCATATATAGGGAAAGACTTAACTAAGAAAGAAAAACTGCATGAAGCTATGTCTTATTCTTTAGCAGCAGGTGGAAAAAGAATTAGACCCTTACTCCTTTTGGCAACGATCCAAACGTTGGGCGGCAATGTCAAAAAGGGCTATGCTGCTAGTGCAGCTTTGGAATTTATCCATACGTATTCCTTGATCCACGATGATTTGCCAGCCATGGATGATGACGATCTACGCAGGGGAAAACCAACAAGTCATATTGTATATGGTGAAGATATAGCAATTTTAGCTGGAGATGCTTTGCTGACACAAGCCTTTGAAATCGTTGCAGCATCTGAAATACAACTAGAAAAAAAACTGAAATTAATTTTAGCATTAGCAAAAGCAGCAGGTCCAGAAGGTATGATCTTAGGGCAGATGGCGGATATTCAAGGAGAAGGCAAAAACCTTAACTTGGAAGAACTTCAGCTTATTCACAGAAATAAAACTGGTGAATTATTAAAATTCCCAATTTATGCAGCTTGTGTGATCTCTGATGCAATACCAGAAGTAGCAGAACAATTGGTAAAGTATGCTGAACATATCGGATTAGCTTACCAAATTCGTGATGATATTTTAGATGTAATCGGCGATGTAGAAGAAATAGGTAAAAATATTGGAATGGATGAAGCCCATAATAAAAGCACTTATCCTGGTTTGTTGACACTTGTAGGAGCAAAAAAGGCTTTGGATCAAGAGTTAGCAGCTGCAAAAGAAAATTTGATGGCCGTTGAATACATTAGCAAGGATTCAACGAAACCAATCAAAATTAATTTATTGGAAGAAATTATTGATCTATTGGTGATCGATTAA
- a CDS encoding TlyA family RNA methyltransferase — MKKERVDILLVEQGLVESIEKAKSMIMAGQVYTAKEERIDTAGEKIASDTQLQLKGKHSRYVSRGGFKLEKAMEFFDVTIADKIMLDIGSSTGGFTDAALQHGAKMSYALDVGTNQLAWKLRQDPRVVVMEQTNFRYCKPEDFSKGRPNLSSIDVSFISLRLILPVLKNIIASGGDVLALIKPQFEARREDVGEKGIVSDKKVHEQVLTDMLSFAVSIGYDVLNLTFSPITGGEGNIEFLAHLQWNDKMHGELAKTVDIESVLTEAYATLKKQK; from the coding sequence ATGAAAAAAGAGCGAGTAGATATCCTCTTAGTCGAACAAGGCCTTGTAGAGTCTATAGAAAAAGCGAAAAGTATGATCATGGCTGGTCAAGTATACACAGCTAAAGAAGAACGGATCGATACTGCTGGAGAAAAAATTGCATCCGATACGCAACTCCAATTAAAGGGAAAGCATTCTCGTTACGTGAGTCGCGGGGGATTTAAATTAGAAAAGGCTATGGAATTTTTTGATGTGACTATTGCAGATAAAATCATGCTAGATATTGGATCTTCTACTGGAGGATTTACAGATGCTGCTTTGCAACACGGAGCTAAAATGAGCTATGCTTTGGATGTCGGAACTAATCAGTTAGCGTGGAAACTTCGTCAAGATCCAAGGGTCGTTGTTATGGAACAAACGAATTTCAGGTACTGTAAGCCAGAAGATTTTTCAAAAGGCAGACCAAACTTATCATCGATCGATGTTTCCTTCATTTCTTTACGCCTTATTCTTCCGGTTTTAAAAAATATTATTGCTTCCGGTGGAGATGTTTTGGCTTTGATAAAGCCTCAATTTGAAGCTCGTCGTGAAGATGTGGGTGAAAAAGGAATTGTCAGTGATAAAAAGGTCCATGAACAAGTTCTAACAGATATGCTGTCATTTGCGGTAAGTATTGGGTATGATGTACTAAATTTGACATTTTCACCTATCACTGGTGGAGAAGGAAATATCGAATTTTTAGCTCATCTACAATGGAATGATAAAATGCACGGTGAATTAGCTAAGACCGTAGATATAGAGTCAGTTTTAACAGAAGCATATGCCACACTAAAAAAACAAAAATAA
- a CDS encoding IS30 family transposase, whose translation MTHSNDNTPARKGKHLSYSERSQIAILKQEDYSNRPIAIVLNRVPQTINNEIKRGTITQLKRQKQKSKIYDYFIRIYDAGTGQAVYDKHRLNCGRRPKWADTDAFIEWADDKMLTDKWSPDVVVGFALKHELFDPTIIPCTTTLYYWIDREIMRTKNLDLLEKLSRKPKVLSLKKRPNKRILGQSIDNRPKEIDNRKTFGHWEIDTVIGNKIKTDAVLLTLVERQTRLEVIMKINGKDQESVNQAIRTLQARSREDFPTFFKTITSDNGSEFAGLDEALKDTLDVYFSHPYASFERGTSENQHKFIRRFIPKGKPISQFTETQCLRIQQWMNDYPRKILDYRTPHDCFVNALRLERQTA comes from the coding sequence ATGACGCACTCTAACGATAACACACCAGCACGTAAGGGGAAACACTTATCTTATTCAGAACGATCTCAAATTGCTATTTTGAAACAGGAAGATTATTCGAATCGTCCTATTGCTATTGTCCTGAATCGAGTACCTCAAACAATCAATAATGAGATAAAGCGTGGAACAATTACTCAACTTAAACGTCAAAAGCAAAAGAGTAAGATTTATGATTATTTTATTAGAATTTATGATGCTGGTACCGGTCAGGCTGTTTATGACAAGCATCGTTTAAACTGTGGCCGTCGACCAAAATGGGCGGATACAGATGCCTTTATAGAGTGGGCCGATGATAAAATGTTGACTGATAAATGGTCACCTGATGTAGTGGTTGGCTTTGCTTTAAAGCATGAGCTGTTTGATCCCACAATTATCCCTTGTACCACGACACTTTATTACTGGATAGATAGAGAGATTATGAGAACGAAAAACCTCGACCTTCTAGAAAAGCTGTCTCGGAAACCGAAGGTATTATCTCTGAAGAAGCGTCCAAATAAGCGTATACTTGGACAATCAATTGACAACCGTCCAAAAGAAATTGATAATCGTAAAACCTTTGGTCACTGGGAAATCGATACTGTGATTGGCAACAAAATAAAGACAGATGCCGTATTACTCACTTTGGTTGAACGCCAAACACGCCTTGAAGTTATTATGAAAATAAATGGTAAAGATCAAGAATCTGTAAATCAAGCGATTCGTACTCTTCAAGCACGATCCAGAGAGGACTTTCCAACTTTTTTCAAAACGATTACCTCAGATAATGGTTCTGAATTCGCGGGACTAGATGAGGCTTTGAAAGACACTTTAGATGTTTATTTCAGCCACCCTTATGCTTCTTTTGAACGAGGAACGAGTGAGAATCAACATAAATTTATTCGTCGATTCATTCCTAAAGGGAAGCCTATCAGCCAATTCACTGAGACACAATGCCTGCGAATTCAACAATGGATGAATGATTATCCCAGAAAAATATTAGATTATAGGACCCCACATGACTGCTTTGTGAACGCACTTCGCCTAGAACGACAAACAGCTTAA
- the argR gene encoding arginine repressor — translation MKKRERHHLLQELIRENVIEKQEEFVRMLEERGIEVTQATISRDIKELQLVKVPSQTGGYQYSLPPDIQYDTSIKLERLFKDAFVSVDTQDCFLLIRTIPGNAFALGSLIDSSNFESVFGAISGDDTVFIICRSPEEAVQLKNHFIQLI, via the coding sequence ATGAAGAAAAGAGAACGTCACCATTTATTACAAGAGTTGATTAGAGAAAATGTTATTGAAAAGCAGGAAGAGTTTGTGCGTATGTTAGAAGAAAGAGGCATAGAAGTCACACAAGCAACTATTTCACGGGATATCAAGGAACTGCAATTAGTAAAAGTTCCCTCACAAACAGGAGGATACCAATATAGTTTGCCGCCTGATATCCAATATGATACATCAATAAAATTGGAGCGTTTATTTAAAGATGCTTTTGTTTCAGTGGATACACAAGATTGTTTTCTACTCATTCGAACCATTCCTGGAAACGCTTTCGCTCTAGGAAGCTTGATTGACTCTTCAAATTTTGAAAGTGTCTTTGGAGCCATTTCGGGAGATGATACAGTATTTATTATTTGTCGTTCACCTGAAGAAGCGGTACAGTTAAAAAATCATTTTATACAATTAATTTAA
- the recN gene encoding DNA repair protein RecN, translated as MLQELTIKDFAIIKNLNLSFNRGMTVLTGETGAGKSIIIDAVGLLAGGRGSSEFIRHGAAKCVLEALFSLEGNSLTYELLKTYDIDSDEGIVIIQRDIHRSGKNICRINGRLVTIATLRLIGESIIDIHGQNEHQELMNPERHLSMLDHFGDKELVGLKKDFQETYTQYKKVEKAYEKWQNGEQELAQRLDMLQYQTSEIEMAELLDGEEEELLEEKNILSNYQKIMSALSLSYDVLQGDEVNGIDLVGNAMTDMSSLEEIDEKYKNLSEAISNSYFQLQEAASDILREIDQMAYDENRLNEIEKRLEIIKQLKRKYGDSIAEIKIYYEKISAELDQTMNRENHLTNMTKELADLSKKLIKKGCQLSLKRRTVAKDIERSIHEQLQELYMEKVVFEVQFFKPIKEFLSEEAHESGFDAVEFYIATNMGEPLKPLAKVASGGELSRMMLAMKTIFSKSQGITSIIFDEVDTGVSGRVAQAIANKIYMVAVHSQVLCITHLPQVAAMADNHLYISKSVENDRTKTHVNALETTEKVEEIARMLAGTEITKLTLEHAKELTVLAKIERQKQKKIS; from the coding sequence GTGCTTCAAGAATTAACAATCAAAGATTTTGCTATCATAAAGAATTTGAATCTTAGTTTTAACCGTGGCATGACCGTATTGACTGGAGAAACAGGAGCAGGTAAATCAATTATTATCGATGCTGTTGGATTACTTGCGGGTGGAAGAGGATCTAGTGAGTTTATCCGACATGGTGCTGCTAAGTGTGTATTAGAAGCTTTGTTTTCGTTGGAAGGAAATTCGCTTACTTATGAATTGTTAAAAACTTATGATATTGATAGTGATGAAGGTATCGTTATCATTCAACGTGACATTCATCGCAGTGGAAAAAATATTTGTCGCATTAACGGCCGATTAGTTACTATAGCAACGTTGCGTTTAATTGGAGAATCCATTATTGATATCCATGGTCAAAATGAACATCAAGAATTGATGAATCCTGAACGCCATCTAAGTATGTTAGATCATTTTGGCGATAAAGAATTAGTCGGATTAAAAAAGGATTTTCAAGAAACCTACACGCAATATAAAAAAGTCGAAAAAGCCTATGAAAAATGGCAAAATGGCGAACAAGAATTAGCACAACGTTTAGATATGCTGCAGTATCAAACAAGCGAAATTGAAATGGCAGAACTTCTTGATGGAGAAGAAGAAGAATTGCTAGAAGAAAAAAACATCCTATCTAATTATCAAAAAATCATGTCAGCCTTATCTTTGAGCTATGATGTGCTGCAAGGGGATGAGGTCAATGGTATTGACTTAGTTGGGAATGCAATGACTGATATGAGCTCTCTGGAAGAGATAGATGAAAAATATAAAAATTTATCAGAAGCTATTTCAAATAGTTACTTCCAGCTCCAAGAAGCGGCTAGTGATATTTTGAGGGAAATAGATCAGATGGCTTATGATGAGAACCGGTTAAATGAGATTGAGAAAAGATTGGAAATCATCAAACAATTAAAGCGAAAATACGGTGATTCTATTGCAGAAATAAAGATTTATTATGAAAAAATTTCAGCTGAACTAGATCAAACCATGAATCGTGAAAATCATTTAACGAATATGACAAAAGAATTAGCTGATTTATCAAAAAAATTGATAAAAAAAGGCTGTCAACTTTCTTTAAAACGTAGAACAGTAGCTAAAGACATTGAACGGTCTATTCATGAACAATTACAAGAACTATATATGGAAAAAGTAGTTTTTGAAGTCCAATTCTTTAAACCAATTAAAGAATTTTTGAGTGAAGAAGCACATGAATCAGGCTTTGATGCGGTTGAGTTTTATATTGCTACAAATATGGGTGAGCCGTTAAAACCTTTAGCTAAGGTAGCTTCTGGAGGAGAATTGTCTCGTATGATGTTAGCGATGAAGACAATATTCTCTAAATCTCAGGGGATCACAAGTATTATATTTGATGAGGTAGATACAGGTGTGAGCGGACGAGTTGCACAAGCTATTGCAAATAAAATTTATATGGTAGCTGTTCATTCTCAAGTTCTGTGTATTACTCATTTACCTCAAGTAGCGGCGATGGCAGATAATCATTTATATATTTCAAAAAGCGTTGAAAATGACCGAACAAAAACGCATGTAAATGCTTTGGAAACTACAGAAAAGGTTGAGGAAATTGCTCGTATGTTAGCGGGAACCGAAATTACAAAACTAACATTAGAACATGCGAAAGAATTAACGGTATTAGCTAAAATAGAAAGACAAAAGCAAAAAAAAATTAGTTAA
- the msrA gene encoding peptide-methionine (S)-S-oxide reductase MsrA, whose protein sequence is MDLNRRSTSFQTATFSMGCFWGPDSQFGHLPGVIRTRVGYAGGTALDPTYHLMGDHTETLEIDFDPEVIPYSTIVTLFWDSHDAAKDRTYKGRQYLSLLFYHDAEQQKIAHQVKQDWENKHHKKIQTEIQPYTHFYQAEDRHQKYFLKRYPKAHSSITYLFPTYSDYIDSTIAARLNSFVREFGLLADIKKELEFWGLNENEKYILEELLDTIRW, encoded by the coding sequence ATGGATTTGAATAGACGTTCAACTAGTTTTCAAACAGCTACCTTTAGTATGGGGTGCTTTTGGGGGCCAGATAGTCAATTTGGCCATCTGCCTGGTGTGATTCGTACGCGTGTTGGTTATGCCGGAGGGACTGCGCTTGATCCTACCTACCATTTGATGGGAGACCATACTGAAACTTTAGAAATCGATTTTGATCCTGAGGTTATTCCTTACTCAACTATTGTAACTTTATTTTGGGACAGCCATGATGCTGCTAAAGATCGTACTTATAAAGGACGCCAGTATCTTTCTCTTTTATTCTATCATGATGCCGAGCAACAAAAAATAGCTCACCAAGTTAAACAAGACTGGGAAAATAAACATCACAAAAAAATACAAACAGAAATCCAGCCCTATACTCATTTTTATCAAGCCGAAGACCGCCACCAAAAGTATTTTCTGAAACGTTACCCTAAAGCCCATTCCTCTATTACCTATCTTTTCCCAACTTATTCTGACTATATTGATTCTACTATCGCTGCACGTCTAAATAGTTTTGTTAGAGAATTTGGACTTCTAGCAGATATCAAGAAAGAACTGGAATTTTGGGGTCTAAATGAAAATGAAAAATATATCTTAGAAGAATTACTTGATACTATCCGTTGGTAA
- a CDS encoding DUF4044 domain-containing protein gives MKVRDHLVATKNKKKASKTQRFTKAFVWIMLVAMLGSGFFSVLYTLVTMN, from the coding sequence ATGAAAGTGAGGGATCACCTCGTGGCAACAAAAAACAAGAAAAAAGCATCTAAAACGCAGCGCTTCACGAAGGCGTTTGTTTGGATAATGCTTGTTGCAATGTTAGGTTCAGGATTTTTTTCTGTTCTCTATACACTAGTTACAATGAATTAA
- a CDS encoding magnesium transporter CorA family protein: MIQSYYTTNQGKIVQDTEFTHGEWIHLSDPTADEIHQVISQFNFPKDYLDGVLDPDEVSRYENLEMGENKSSSLVMFLYPIKITSNPNDNEYITRPLAVISTANTIITASVDTPIFISNMIENKLNYSIDSTNQEQFLLDIAWHISSDYISYLKEINSKVEILEKNLTTTTKNRQLFSLMALQKSLVYFSTAIGSNHPIFKKLKSIERFNKNKSNLSFLHDVVIENQQAEAMIRQSNKMLEQISAIFSSVISNNLNNIMKVLTSITIVLTIPTIIGALWGMNVSLPLEDTSGAFWIICLISLIICAITVWMLRKKDYF, encoded by the coding sequence ATGATCCAGTCCTATTACACAACAAACCAAGGCAAAATTGTTCAAGATACCGAATTTACCCATGGAGAGTGGATACACCTTTCCGATCCAACAGCTGATGAAATTCATCAAGTAATTAGTCAGTTTAACTTTCCAAAAGATTACCTCGATGGTGTGTTAGATCCAGACGAAGTTTCCCGGTATGAAAATTTAGAAATGGGAGAAAATAAAAGTTCATCATTAGTTATGTTTCTTTACCCAATAAAAATCACTAGCAACCCAAATGATAACGAATATATTACGAGACCACTGGCTGTTATTTCAACAGCTAATACGATCATTACAGCTTCTGTTGATACACCTATTTTCATTTCAAATATGATTGAGAACAAATTGAACTACTCAATTGATAGTACAAATCAAGAACAGTTTTTGCTAGACATTGCTTGGCACATTTCTTCTGATTACATCTCTTATCTAAAAGAAATCAATTCTAAAGTTGAAATACTAGAAAAAAACTTAACCACCACTACAAAGAACCGCCAACTATTTTCTCTAATGGCTTTACAAAAAAGCTTAGTCTATTTTAGCACGGCTATTGGAAGCAATCATCCTATTTTCAAAAAGCTGAAGTCAATTGAGCGTTTCAATAAAAATAAAAGTAATCTTTCTTTTTTGCATGATGTCGTGATTGAAAATCAGCAAGCAGAAGCTATGATACGGCAGTCTAATAAAATGTTAGAGCAAATTAGTGCTATTTTTTCTTCTGTTATTTCAAATAACTTGAATAATATTATGAAAGTTTTGACTTCAATTACTATTGTATTAACGATTCCAACTATTATTGGAGCACTTTGGGGAATGAATGTCTCTTTACCGCTAGAAGACACATCCGGTGCTTTTTGGATCATTTGTTTGATTAGCCTCATTATCTGTGCTATAACGGTCTGGATGTTAAGAAAAAAAGATTATTTTTAA
- the gndA gene encoding NADP-dependent phosphogluconate dehydrogenase, with product MSKQQIGVVGMAVMGKNLALNIESRGYSVSVYNRTTSKTEAVVAENPGKKLVLTRTVEEFVASIEKPRRILLMVQAGKGTDATIQSLLPHLDKGDILIDGGNTFFKDTIRRSKELAESGVNFIGTGVSGGEEGALKGPAIMPGGQKEAYDLVAPILEEIAAVAEDGEACVAYIGPNGAGHYVKMVHNGIEYGDMQLIAESYHLLRNVAGLSVEEIAEVFTEWNKGELDSFLIELTATALTKKDPETGKPMVDIILDRAGNKGTGKWTSQSALDLGVPLPLITESVFARYISALKEERVEASKVLPKPASYIVEEDKAELIEKIRQALYFSKVMSYAQGFAQMRTASEEYDWNLQYGEIAKIFRAGCIIRARFLQKITDAYDHKPELKNLMLDSYFMDIAKNYQDSVRDVIGIAVKSGVPIPTFSSAISYYDSYRTADLPANIIQAQRDYFGAHTYERTDKAGTFHFDWYGNEGEEQL from the coding sequence ATGAGTAAGCAACAAATTGGTGTAGTTGGAATGGCCGTTATGGGGAAAAATTTAGCTTTAAATATTGAAAGCAGAGGATATTCTGTATCGGTTTACAATCGAACAACTTCTAAAACAGAAGCAGTTGTTGCAGAGAATCCAGGCAAAAAATTAGTATTGACTCGTACAGTCGAAGAATTTGTAGCATCTATTGAAAAACCAAGACGTATTTTATTAATGGTGCAAGCTGGTAAGGGAACAGATGCAACGATTCAATCTTTACTGCCGCATCTTGATAAAGGTGATATATTGATTGACGGAGGAAATACGTTCTTTAAAGATACGATTCGCCGTAGTAAAGAACTCGCTGAATCAGGAGTTAACTTTATTGGAACAGGCGTTTCCGGTGGAGAAGAGGGAGCCTTAAAAGGACCAGCAATTATGCCTGGCGGACAAAAAGAAGCCTATGATTTAGTTGCTCCTATCCTTGAAGAGATTGCTGCTGTAGCCGAAGATGGCGAAGCTTGCGTAGCCTACATCGGACCAAATGGTGCGGGACATTATGTTAAAATGGTACACAATGGTATCGAATATGGAGATATGCAATTAATTGCTGAATCGTATCACCTATTACGCAACGTTGCTGGCTTATCTGTTGAAGAAATAGCTGAAGTATTCACTGAATGGAATAAAGGCGAATTAGATAGTTTCTTGATCGAACTTACAGCGACTGCTTTAACTAAAAAAGATCCTGAAACGGGTAAACCAATGGTCGATATCATTTTGGATCGTGCTGGAAATAAAGGCACAGGTAAATGGACATCGCAAAGTGCATTAGATTTAGGTGTTCCACTTCCACTGATTACAGAGTCAGTTTTCGCGCGTTATATCTCAGCACTAAAAGAAGAACGAGTTGAAGCAAGCAAAGTTTTACCAAAGCCTGCTAGTTATATAGTTGAAGAAGACAAAGCTGAACTAATCGAAAAAATTAGACAAGCCTTATACTTCAGTAAAGTTATGAGCTATGCTCAAGGATTTGCGCAAATGCGTACAGCTAGTGAAGAGTATGACTGGAATTTACAATACGGTGAAATAGCTAAGATATTCCGTGCTGGTTGTATTATTCGTGCTCGATTCTTACAAAAAATCACTGATGCTTATGATCATAAACCAGAGCTTAAAAACTTAATGCTGGATAGTTACTTCATGGATATCGCTAAAAATTACCAGGATTCTGTTCGTGACGTTATTGGTATTGCGGTTAAATCAGGCGTCCCTATCCCAACATTCTCTTCAGCAATTTCTTATTATGATTCTTATCGTACGGCTGATCTGCCAGCAAATATCATCCAAGCTCAACGGGATTATTTCGGTGCACATACTTACGAAAGAACGGATAAAGCAGGAACATTCCATTTTGATTGGTATGGTAATGAAGGAGAAGAACAACTGTAA
- a CDS encoding response regulator transcription factor has product MNKILIIEDEKNLARFVELELKHEGYATEVRYNGRSGLEAAVAEDAHWDVILLDLMLPELNGIDVCRRIRQVSKVPIIMMTARDSVIDRVSGLDHGADDYIVKPFAIEELLARLRALFRRIEIESEQNITKQTTVTYRDLKVEKENRVVRRGEEVIELTKREYELLLELMENVNVVLARDVLLNKVWGYETEVETNVVDVYIRYLRNKIDVPNVDSYIQTVRGTGYVMRS; this is encoded by the coding sequence ATGAATAAAATTTTAATTATTGAAGATGAAAAGAATTTAGCTCGATTTGTAGAACTTGAATTAAAACATGAAGGTTACGCGACAGAGGTCCGTTACAATGGACGCAGTGGATTAGAAGCAGCAGTTGCAGAAGATGCACATTGGGATGTTATATTATTAGACTTAATGTTACCAGAATTAAATGGAATAGATGTTTGTCGTCGTATTAGACAAGTAAGCAAGGTGCCTATCATCATGATGACGGCTAGAGATTCTGTCATCGATCGAGTTTCTGGATTAGATCATGGTGCAGATGACTATATTGTTAAACCATTTGCTATTGAAGAATTATTAGCACGATTACGTGCCTTGTTCCGTCGTATTGAAATTGAGAGTGAGCAAAACATTACAAAACAAACAACCGTTACGTACAGAGATCTAAAGGTTGAAAAAGAAAATCGCGTTGTGCGCCGTGGAGAAGAAGTTATCGAATTAACAAAACGTGAATATGAATTATTATTGGAATTAATGGAAAATGTGAATGTCGTTTTAGCTCGTGATGTATTATTAAATAAAGTATGGGGATACGAAACTGAAGTTGAAACGAACGTTGTAGATGTCTATATTCGTTATTTGCGCAATAAAATAGACGTTCCTAACGTTGATAGCTATATTCAAACTGTTCGTGGTACGGGTTACGTGATGCGTTCGTGA
- a CDS encoding sensor histidine kinase, with translation MFTQEEENFREVLFGASKRLVDENKLTDSDSTALSKATVYSAFNPSYSPDTMRSTEEYDQRNTTFEDAGNYQDTLYAKMNEEDVIVKVYTPTSRLLFESKLGDFSFKGSSEPVIKRIEVNGEEGYYGVMPVISDETNQIIGYVQVIDGMTEYHNMIDVTIISLVAMNFAALISSGIIGYLLASNFLKPIKTITNTMNDLRQDTQSTSRIEVTEGNDELDHLSMVFNDMLDKMQKYIEQQKQFVEDVSHELRTPVAVMEGHLKLLDRWGKKDPAILDESLSASLQEITRMKSLVQEMLDLSRAEQVEIHYKNEKTAIKAVIQQTYNNFSMIHPDFIFNLDDDIYDDIYVAIYRNHLEQILVILLDNAVKYSNERKEVHISVSTDDREVQIAIQDFGEGMTQEDTEKIFNRFYRIDKARSRYKGGNGLGLAIAKELLNGYNGNITVESVLNHGTIFRISLPIYREES, from the coding sequence ATGTTTACGCAAGAAGAAGAAAATTTTAGAGAAGTTTTATTTGGTGCTTCCAAACGTCTAGTTGATGAGAATAAACTAACGGATAGTGACTCAACTGCTTTATCAAAAGCAACTGTTTATTCTGCTTTTAATCCTTCGTACTCTCCAGATACGATGAGATCAACGGAAGAATACGATCAGCGAAATACAACTTTTGAAGATGCTGGAAATTACCAAGATACGTTATATGCAAAAATGAATGAGGAAGATGTAATCGTAAAAGTCTATACTCCAACATCAAGACTACTTTTTGAGTCTAAATTGGGTGATTTTTCTTTTAAAGGAAGCTCAGAACCAGTTATCAAAAGGATAGAAGTAAATGGTGAAGAAGGCTATTACGGGGTCATGCCTGTTATTTCTGATGAAACAAACCAAATTATTGGTTATGTGCAAGTGATTGATGGTATGACTGAGTATCATAATATGATTGATGTCACGATCATCAGTCTAGTAGCGATGAATTTTGCTGCGCTTATTTCTAGCGGTATTATAGGTTACTTGTTGGCATCTAATTTCTTAAAGCCAATAAAAACCATTACTAATACAATGAATGATCTTCGTCAGGATACGCAATCGACTTCTAGGATTGAAGTTACAGAAGGAAATGATGAATTGGATCATCTTTCAATGGTGTTTAATGATATGTTAGATAAGATGCAGAAGTATATTGAGCAGCAAAAACAATTTGTAGAAGATGTTTCTCATGAGTTAAGGACACCAGTCGCCGTTATGGAAGGGCATTTGAAGTTATTAGATCGATGGGGAAAAAAAGATCCTGCAATACTAGATGAATCACTTTCTGCTTCATTACAAGAAATCACACGAATGAAAAGTCTGGTCCAGGAAATGCTTGATTTATCTAGAGCTGAACAAGTAGAAATTCATTATAAAAATGAAAAAACAGCTATAAAAGCAGTTATTCAGCAAACATATAATAATTTTAGTATGATCCATCCTGATTTTATATTTAATTTAGATGATGATATTTACGATGATATTTATGTTGCTATTTACCGAAATCATCTTGAACAGATTTTAGTTATTTTATTAGACAATGCTGTAAAATATTCTAATGAGCGTAAGGAAGTTCATATTTCAGTTTCAACTGATGATAGAGAAGTTCAAATTGCTATTCAAGATTTTGGTGAAGGAATGACTCAAGAAGATACAGAAAAAATTTTCAATCGTTTTTATCGTATCGATAAGGCTCGCAGCCGGTATAAAGGCGGAAACGGCCTCGGATTAGCCATTGCAAAAGAATTATTAAATGGGTATAACGGAAATATAACAGTTGAAAGTGTTTTAAATCATGGAACAATCTTTAGAATATCATTACCTATCTACCGAGAAGAATCATAA